The Metabacillus schmidteae nucleotide sequence CTAATAAGGTTTACTGTAGTCTCATGGCCGGCAATGACAAGTAAAATACATGTTGAAAGTAGTTCCTCTCTTGTTAATTTGCCCCCATCTGTTACCTCCTTACTTAATAGGGTGATTAGGTCATCTTTTGGATTAAGCACTCGCATTTCTATAAGCTTATTAAAATAGGCTGATGCCTTGATCATTGAATCATTTCCAGTTCTTAACCCTTCTCTTGAACGGGTAAAATCAACTGTTTGAATTAAGCTTGCAGCTAGTTCTTTAAATTGTTTTCGTTCTTCTGCTGGTACTCCGAGTATGTTGGCGATAATGAGGCTTGCTAATGGAAAAGCATACTCTGAAACAAGGTCCACTCTATTCCTTTTTTTAATGCAATCAAGTAAATCAAGAACCGCTTCTCTTATATAAGGGCGAAAATACTCCACAGCGTTAGATGTAAACCCATTGCTAATCAACCTTCTTAACCGCATATGGTCAGGTTGATTCTTAAAAAGCACCATATCATTTTGTATGTTTTTCAACTCCTCATATTTTTTTGTAGATTGAGGCAGGGGGATCCGATTTTTAAATCTGGAATCCTTAAGAATCATAAGTACCTCATCATATCCGGTTACATACCAGCCCGGATTTTTTAATAAACTCCCCCAGCATATTGGATGCACGGAACGCAGCTTATCGTAAAATGGATAGGGTTTGCTTAAAAATTCTGTAGAAGTAAAGGAAAATGGAATGGCAGTTCCTTCCGCTTGCTTTTGATTTAACATGTCTTCTATCTGTCCCCTCTCCACTTTTTTTCTATGTATCTATCAAATTTCACCTCTGTTGCTTCAGTCTTAACCAATTGCTAAGTAATGACATGTCTATGTTATCCAGTACCATTCTTAGTATGCCTTCCTTTGTTATCTCTTTTAATTTTGGTGTGATGCCTAGAATAGGCACATTGCATACATCTGCTATCACATTCGGGTTTGTCTTTTCTGCAAGATCTGGTTGATCGCTAAGGCCATTAATTACAATTCCAGCAACCTCAATACCCATGCTTTTTGCATATTGAACTGTAAGAAACGTATGATTGATCGTCCCAAGATTCGGTCGTGCTACTATCACAATTGGCAGCTGTAAGGCCTTTATTAAATGACTAACTAAAAAACGATCACCTAGCGGAACTGCAATACCGCCAGCACCTTCTACGATGAAATATTCGTGTTTTCCTTTTATTCCTTCCCAATGATTTACCACCTCTTCAAGCCCTACAGCATTTCCTTCAAGCCTCCCTGCAACAGAAGGGGCAAGCGGCTGAGCAAATTCAAATGGAGTAATCTCCTTATGAGATAAAGAGGATTGTGACATTTGCAACAGTAAACTTGTATCACTTTGCGGATGTGAACGGGAGATCCCGCTTAATAATGGTTTAAATACGCCAACATCCATCCCATTTTCAATAAATGCAACAGCTAGTCCACATGCTATAACGGTTTTTCCAACTCCTGTATCTGTTCCTGTAACAAAGAAACCCTTCATTTAATCATATTCAACTCTTTTCCTACTAAATTAAATGTCTCCAGCAAATAATTAATTTCATTCGTGCAATGTTCTGTTGTGACTGTTAATCGAATACGACTTTCTCCAATTGCTACAGTGGGTGGACGGATAGCAGGTGCAAATATTCCTTTTTCCTGTAGCTTTTCTGCAAATATCGCAGTTTTTTGTGTATCGCCAATAATAACTGGGATAATTGGTGTATCAGCTCCCTTTACTGAAAAGCCCATTTCTTTAAGTTCTTTCTTGATTTGAAAGAAATGTGATCTCAGCTGTAGGCGCTTTTCTTTGCTTTGCTCAATGATTCCCAAGGCAGTATAAGAAGCCGCACAATTAGCAGGAGGTATCGCGGTTTGAAAAATAAACGTTCGCGCGTGATTGACAAGAAAGTCAATTAAAGTTTTAGAACCAGCGACAAAACCTCCTTCTGATCCAATTGCTTTGCTTAATGTTCCAATGACCACATCAGGCATTACCCCGAAATAATCGCTTGTCCCCCTGCCGTTTTCTCCTAAAACCCCTGTACCATGAGCATCGTCAACAATCACACAGGCATGATAGCTTTTTGCAAGTACCATAATTTTATCCAAAGGTGCAATATTACCGTCCATACTGAATACTCCATCTGTTACAATAAATCGACGTTTGTAAGATGCTGTTTCTTTCAACTTTGTTTCTAGATTATCCAGATCAACATGTTTATAGATAACGGTGTCAGCTTTTGATAGGCGGCAGCCATCAATAATACTGGCATGATTTAATTCGTCGCTTAAAAGGATGTCCCCTTTTTCTGGCAGTGATGACAGAACACCGATATTAGCTAAATAACCACTTGAAAATAAAAGAGCTGCTTCCGTTTGCTTGAAGCCTGCAATACGATGTTCAAGTTTTTCATGCCACTCAGAATTACCTGTTGTTAGTCTTGATCCACTGCTTCCAACTCCCCAGTCATCAAGTGTCCTTTTTGCTGCCGAAATCAACCGTCTATCTTTTGCCAATCCTAAATAATCATTTGAAGAAAAGACACTTTGATTATTTATTGTTCGTATATGCCGAGTTAATCCAGCCTCTTTCATTCTGTCTAAACGCTTATTTAACCACCTATCATCGTTTAGCATGTGGTTACCTCATTTATTGCATGTTTCATAATCGTGACCATTGCTTTAAGTTCACTGTTTGAACTAGCAAGCGGTGGCATAAATACGATCACATCACCTAGTGGTCTCGTGAGCATGCCAAGCTCTCTCATTTTTAATGAAACGTGATATCCCATGCGTTTTTCTGCAGGAAAAGGTTTTTTTGTTACTTTAGATTGAACAAGTTCTATTCCACACATAAAACCCAGCTGCCTGATTTCTCCAACATGAGGGTGTGAATCCAGCCCTTTAAGGAGAATATGGAGATCCTTTGATTTTTTGAATACCTGTTCAACGATCTTTTCCGCTTCAAACAAACGTAAATTTTCTAGTGCTACTGCACAGCCAAGCTGATTTCCCGTATAGGAATGGCCATGAAAAAAGGTTTTTAGCTTTTTATAGTCATCATAGAATGCATTGTAAATTTTCTCTGTTGTAAATGTCACCGCAATTGGTAAATACCCACCTGTAATTCCCTTTCCAGCTGCCATTAAATCCGGATGTACTTGTTCATGTTCACAGGCAAACATTTTCCCTGTGCGACCAAAGCCTGTTGCAACTTCATCCACTATCATCAGGACATCATATTTTGTACAAAGTTTACGAACACCGGCTAAAAAACCTTTTGGCATGATGATCATCCCGGCGGCTCCCTGTACCATTGATTCAATGGAAAGCGCGGCTATTTCTTGGTGCTTTTCAATCAGCAGCTGTTCAAGTGTATGTAAGCATTCATCTCGGCACTGTGAAGGATTGCCGCTTTCAGAGCGATATACGTAAGGAATAGGGGCCTTAAAACTTTCAAACATTAAAGCACCATATACATCATGGAAAAGTGAGATTGAACCTACACTTACAGCACCAATCGTATCGCCATGATATCCATTTTGCATCGAGATAAACTTTTTCTTCTCTGGCTTCCCTATGTTTTTCCAATATTGAAAAGCCATTTTCAGCGCTATTTCCATCGCTTCTGCACCACTATCTGAATAAAAAACTCGTGTCAATTTCTCTGAAGTTAGTCCAATTAGCTTTTCGGCAAGTTCTGTTGCAGGAACATTTGTCATACCTAACAATGTGGAATGTGCAATTTTTCCAAGCTGTTTCTTAATCGCTTCATCTAATTCTTTCTTACGATGACCATGTACATTAAGCCAAACTGAAGAGAAGCCATCATAATATTCCTTGCCATAAATGTCTTTTACTTTTATTCCATTACCACTTTCGATAATCAATGGATGTTCATCATAATCCTTCATCTGAGTGAAAGGCAGCCATAGATATTTTTTACTTTTTTCAATCAATTTCTGTGTCATTCTCTTCCTCCCATTCAATAAAAACCGGCTGTTTTTCTAAATAATTTATGTAGGAGTTTACATCTTCTAACTTATTAACAAAGAATATTCGACAGCCCTGTTCATCACCGTATTCTTTTAACTTTGTGATTCGTTGATATCCTATATTTTTACTTGCAACATATCCTGTTATATAATCAGGATCATCTGACCAGCACAATTCAGCGACAGTAGCATGGTGTTCACTTACCTTTGATGCAAGTACCAGTGCCTCTTTTAATCTGGAATTCTGCGGAAATTGATAATGGGTAGCCCATTTTTTAAAGTTGTTATCAAGCCAATCCATTCTTGAAACACGTACACCTTTAGCATTTCTCTCATCAATTCGCTTACCTGAATAAATATCGATCAACATTGCCCCTCTGAAGCCAAAACAATTTGTTAGCTGCCCTAATGCTTTGTCGATGATCCTTTTCGGGACGCCAGCCTTTTCCAAAAGGAAACAAGCTAGTTCTCTTCCATTTTCTACTGTCTCCACTATATTTGTCTTAACGTTTAACGGCTTTAGTCGTTTTATCTGCTCATTTAATAGTTCAAACTGTATTTGCATATAATCGGGTTTTCCTCTTGAATGGGTAAGCCCCTTTTTCAATAAAACATTCACTGCTTGTTGAAGATCACTGTTAGTTGAAAGCAACTCACCGCCAGATATATGCTTTCCCCCATATCCATGCGAACCTCCCTTTGATGCTCTCATTCTGACACTATAAAAATTATTCTCTTGCATCTTTTCATCCTCTTTCTTTCATTTGTTCAACAGCTTGGTCCAGCAGAAAAACCAATATGTTAACCAAATCTATTAATTAGTTAACAATAAAAATAGTAAAGTTGATTATACATTCTGTCAATATGATGTGTAATATTAGGTAAAAGGACTTATCAAATATCTAGCTGTTTTTTGAATGAAAGTAGGACTTTATATTAAATATAAACCTGGACAAAAAAGAGATTGGGGATATAATTAGCTATAAAAAATGAAAACGATGAATTTTGAGGTACTCAAATTCACCGTTCTCTATTTTTTCGTGTAAAATCTTCTATTCTAACTTTATTCGATATTCATTTTCCTTTAGCACTGGCTATGATTGTCTTGTTGCTGTTCTATGGGCATACGAATTTAGTCTGTTAAGCAAACTTAAGGACATCTTTAAGCTAATTCCCTCACCTTATTTTAAGGGATCAGCTTTTATATTTATTAAACAGATTCTTTGTATACCTCATTATTTTCTTCTTTAGTCCTTTGCTGTCTTTTATAAACTAATTTAGATAAGCTGATACTAATTTCATATAAGAGTAATAAAGGTATAACCACCAGGATATCTGAAAGAAAGTCTGGAGGCGTAATCGAAATTGAAACAAAAATTAACAGAAAGTATGCATATTTCCTAATTTTTTGCAAACGGTATGGATTGATAATTCCTAAACTTGTCAAAAACATAATGACAACGGGAAGTTCAAACAGAAATCCAAAAGGCAAAGTCATGTGAAGCAAAAATTTGAAATATTTCTCCGTTGTAAAGAAAGTAGTAAACATATCATTAGATAGCGACATTAAAAAATTTAATACAAGAGGAAATAGGATAAAGTAGCCAAAACTAATTCCTAATATAAATAGAGTAAATAATGCTGGAATATAAGCGATGGTAACTCTGCGTTCTTTTGGTGTTAATGCTGGACGTACATACAACCAAGCTTGGTGCGCAGCAACTGGTATAGTAGCTGTAATAGCAACAACGCATGCAATCATTAAATAAACAAATAAGATATCACTCGGTCCTAACAGAGCCAGCTTAAATGGCAAGTCTTGAACTAACACATGATAAATATCTTGGACATATATAAATGCTAGGACTAAAGACAACAGAAAGGCAACTATAGTGATAATAATGCGTTTACGTAATTCTTCAAAGTGCTGAACTAAGCGCATGTTTTGATCTTCCAACCTAATCACTCCAGGAAAAAGAAGATGTAAGAGAGGACCTACATCTCCTATTATTATTTAGTTAGTTATCTTTCTTATTAGATGTTTCTGAATTTGAGTCATCTGTTACAAGATCTCTGGTAGACTTTTTAAATTCCCTTAATGTTGAGCCAAATGCTCTTCCAATTTCCGGTAACTTAGAAGGTCCGAAAATAATAAGGGCAATGATTAAAATTAGTATTAATCCTGGTCCGCCAATATCATGGGCAAAGTGGTACGTTTATACCTTTAGAAGATTCATCCTTTTTTGTAGGTCAACCGCTTGACATAAATATTTATAGATCCTATCTTATCTTATTATGAAACTGGTCAATTAAATTCCCTGGAATTGACAAGACAAGACATTTATTGGCTTAGCTAAAGATTTATTTGATCTCCACAAATTTCTCCCGTAATTACAAATTTTATTTTTTATATTATGTCTGTCGTTTTTCTTACATTTGGCGTAGTTAGCAAGTGCTTTGTCACCAATTGCTAGTTACAAGGTAGCGCTTAAGAGGTACTATTAAACTGTAACGTTAGCAAAGAAGGACAGAAATTACGCTTAAAACTACTAATCTAAATAGATAAAGGAGGCCAATATATATGACGTTGTATACCTCTGATCATATTAAAATTCCGGCAGGATTTTGGGAAGGATTACGTCAATTGGGGATTGTCGCCCACGAGGTGGTTCGAAAAGCACAATTGCCAATCACCATTATTTCTGATCCAGTTGTCACCACAGCTCAATATTTCGCGATCTGGCAGGCTTATTCCGATCTCATTGATGACACTGCCAAAGGAATCATCAAGCTTGCGACATCCTTTGAAACAGATCATTTCCCCCCGACTGTCTTAGCAACTTACCATGCTCGTGACTATCGTGATGCGTTAAAGCGAATGGCCAGGTACAAACAACTGTGTCCTCCTGAAAGCATACATATCACCGAGGAAGGTGAAAACTGCATAATTGAAATAGAATCATTGCATAGTGAGCAACCCGGTCTGCCCATTCTAATTGGTATTACGTTGGCATTTCTACTCGAGCTGGGACGCCGGGGCACAGGTCAACCTTTGACAGCAAAGTTCGTCGAAATTTCTCCCGATTCAATCGGCGACCTTCAGATACTTGAAGATTACTTCGGCTGCCAAATTCAGATCGGTACAAATTGTAACCGGTTGACTTTACATCGAGCAGATCTGGATCGTCCCTTTGTCTCGTACAATGCAGAATTGCTGGAGATCCTGACTCCCGTACTGGAACAGTCGTTGAATGAGCAGGCTCGCAGCACATCAATTACTGAGACGGTCAAGTGGATCATGAAACGTAGCCTAACAGGAGGTCGCCCTGACATTCAGACTATTGCGAGCGAGTTAGGGATAAGCGATCGTACCTTGCAGCGGCGTCTTACTGAAGAAGGCACGAGCTTCAAGCATTTGTTAACAAAAGTTCGATATAAGCAGGCAAGAGAATACCTGGCAGACCCGTCACTTGATATTAAAGAGGTCGCCTTTTTGATTGGATATGAAGACCAAAACTCATTCTACCGCGCCTTTCACCTTTGGGAAGGTGCTACTCCTTTAAAGTGGCGTACTGAACATCTCGGTTTAAACTTGATTAATTGACTAGTTTACTTTTTGGCACTGTATTTACAGCCGGCTAACTTAATAATAACTACAATATAAAAGGATTATTTTTTAAAAACGAAAAGGAGCAATGTATCATGGATATGGATTTAAAAAATAAAACAGCTTTAGTCACTGGATCAACAAGAGGGATCGGTAAAGCAATTGCCATTGAACTTGCAAAAGAAGGTGTTCATGTACTAATTAATGGACGAAATGACGAAGAGGTGGAACGAATCGTAAATGAAATGAAGTTAGAGTTCCCTAATACCTTCCCTCAAAACGCTACTGCCGATATTGTAGATCGTCAACAAAGGGAAGCATTATTTAATAAACATCCCCAAATTGATATTTTAGTTAACAATATGGGAATTTATGAAATGATGAAATATGAGGACATCGACGATGAAGTATGGGAAAAGTATATCCGTACGAATGTTCTTGCCGCAAATGGATTATCTAAATTTTACTTACCTAAAATGATAAAAAATAATTTTGGTCGAGTTATCTTTATTGCGAGTGAAGAAGCAGTTATGCCTTCTGGACAAATGCCTCAATATTGTATAACAAAATCAATGCTATTATCATTGTCAAAAAACCTATCCAAATTAACAATAGGAAAAGAAGTTACTGTCAATACGATCATGCCGGGACCAACACTCTCCGAGAATGTGCATCAAATAATTGAGGGGATGTACCCTAATGAAGGTATGCCTTTTTTTGAAAAAGAGAAAGAATTTATGACTACAAATCTACCTCAGTCTGAAATCCAACGATTTATCAGGCCAACTGAGATAGGTAGATTAACTGCCTTTATATGTAGCCCTTATGCATCCGCTTTTAAAGGTTCTCCGATCCGTATGGATGGAGGCATGGTACCGACTATATTCTAACACTTTTTCTTTCACTCGTCTCTCAAGGTGAGTAAAAATTCTTTCAACCAACAAATCTTCGTCAAAAATCAAGAGCTTGCGCTTTCTTTTTCTACTAATTGCTATTTGCTGAAGATCACTCTTTAGCTATTTAAGGGAACTGCACACTATTATTCTTTTGAAACTATTCCAAACCCAGAGACGGTTTAACTACTCTAATTTAGTTGTAGTTAATACGTGTTAATAATACTTATCGTTAGTTACTGGTATAATAAAAAAACGCCTTATTCCATCACTATCAAGGATTTGAGACGTTTTTATCTACTCTGATTTAGTTGTGTTAATATGTAATTTACGCGGAATTCCTTTTTTACTTTAAAGCATTATATTACATCCATTCATCATACATTTCCTTTCGATCATGACTATATAACCGAGCATATAGCTGTGTTTGATGAGGACTATCATGCCCTAAAAGATCTTGGACACATGGTAACGGCATTCCTTTAATAGCTAAGTGTGCAGCAAATGTATGACGTAATGTATGAGGACTGAGGTGAATACCAGGGTCCTTTCTATAACACATGAACCTATCTTGTATTGTACGATTATTTTCACATAGAATACATCGTCAATAAATGTATATTTTTTACTTTTATACCAAAAAACACATCTTCTAATTTTGACAATTGAAACACTAAAAAATATACTATAATGTTAAAATTTAACCATTTTTATTAATCACTTTATAAATTAATGGCGCTTTTTTCATTTTTCATTAGCCAAGAATACAAAAATAAGATAATTGAACTATTATTTTTAGACTAATTTAAACCCTTATAAAATAAGTACAAACGTTTGTATTTTATGATAAATAAAAGTCCTTCTCAAGATGTCAAACTTTAAAAAATGATAAAAAACCGCAAGCAGTTATACCGCGGTTTATCTTATTATTTAAGTTATTGGTTTAAGTTAAAGCACTGCATCTATATGCTTAATATTAAGCTCTTCTTCCTCAGTTCCTGTATTAACCTAACCGGTTGTTGTTCTCAACATGTCATTCATAATTGTCAATTTAAGCTTAATACTCAAGCTCATCTGGTGAAGGCTTCTCAAAGATTTTCATCCACTCCTTAAGTTTAGCTTCTGGTATTACAAAAGTTGCATCTGGTTTCTGAGCATTCCTAGACCTTAAACGTTCAAACAGAACCTCTTCTGATATATCCATAAAATGGATCCTAAAGTCAGCTCCCAATTCTTTAGCACGAGAACGAAACTGATCTCGTTCACATCTTCCCCAGAATCCAAAATCCAGAATAGCATCAACACCAAGAGCTAAAACTCTTGCTGCGACATCCCACATAAGAGATTCCACTGCATCATGTCTAGCATTGTGGATTTCCTCATCTAACTCTGTCATTTTATACCCGTATTCATGACCTAGTCTCGTATGCCATTCATCGGGAGAAAGTCTAAGTGCGGAGTATCTTTTTTCAAGTTCCCGGGCAAAAGTTGTCTTACCACTACAAGGTAGACCGACCATTAAATGAAGGGTTGCCATGTAAGATGAACTCCTTTTCTATAGTAATAGTTTTTTTGAAAGAATGAAAAAGTTGAATCCAAGCTGAAAATTTAATTCTTAATATGAGGAGTGTTTCTAATTTATATATAAAAAGCTATAAATCCGTTGTTAAATGTATGTACTGTTAAGTGTTACGTTCTTATCCCTATTTTAAAATTTTTGAGATATCGCCATTCATTTTGCTTGCTTTGAATTTACCAGGAGAACAGCCAACAATTCTACGAAATAATCGACTAAAAAATGCAGGATCATCATATCCAACCCTTATGGCAACATTAATCACTTTTTCATCAGTTTCTACTAAATACTGTTTAGCTTTTTCAATTCTTATATTATGAACCATCTCTACGATGGTTTGTCCGGTTTCTTGTTTAAATAAGCGGTTTAGGTGGCGTGGACTAATATTAAATAACTGACAGAGGTTCTGGATGGAGATCTTTTGGTCGAAATTCCTGGTTAAATATCCGCAAATTCTTTGAATCAATAGTTTTCCATCTTCTTGCTTTGAAAGGGACTTTCTTTTTTGGGAATTCCTCTCATTATAAATACGAGATAAGAGGATGAGTAACTCTACTAGCTGTAGTCGTATTAAGGTGGAGTAACATGAATTTTCTTTGTTATATTCATGCATCATTCCCTCTAATAAATGCAATAATCTCGAGGAATAACTTACATCTAAGTTTAACAAGTGATGGAAACGCTCATTTTTATCTAAGAAGGGATGGATATAAAAATAATCCATTGATTGAGATACACCTAATTCTTTCAACCATGAATCTTGGATTAAACTAGGAAGAAATAAACAATTAATAATTTCCAAGGATTCATTTTTTTCAATTTTAAATGTATGTACTTCACCAGGGTTTATAATAAATATATCATTTGTTTTTAGCATGTACGATTGGCCTTCAAAAATATGGCTTCCATGACCATTAACTACAAATACGAGTTCAATAAATTCATGTGAATGTTCAGCAGGAATGTTAAAAGTATCATGATAAAACCTTTGGATCCAAAACGGAAATTCATTGGACTTCAAATATTCACTACTCTGATATGTAGTTGCCGACATTTATTTTCCCCCTCTAGATAAAAATATTAATGAAAGTTTATCTAGCAGTACATGAAGGTGCTTACATTTAATTTTAAACATCATTTTCCTATAGTCAATCTGTCAAATGAAAATGATCATTTGTTACTATATTATTTTCCAATCTCTATAACAGCTCCATTTTCTAATTGAGAACGAATGGCTGCCTCAATTACCTCTTGAGCACATAGTGCTTCATAACCAGTCCCAGTAATTTGTTGTGGTGATACAGAACATTTTATTTCGCTAATAAATGTATCTATTCTATTTTTAAATGTTTCATTAAATCCTTTCATTCCAGTTAATACAGAATTGCGGACAACCTTCAATTCTCTGCTTTTGTGAGGGTAATATGTTAAGTTCTCATATACATTATCTATCGTAAATCTTCCTTTATTTCCGGCAACTTCACAAAATTCAATTGGATGGCCATTATCCATATCATAACTTCCAGTCAAATGCCCAACAGCACCAGATTCAAATTCTAAATTAATCGATGCGGTAGACCATACCTTTCTTCCAGGAGCTTTTGTCATAAATGCTTGCACTCGTTTAATGTCTCCCCCAAAATACCGAATTACATCAATAGAGTGTGGATGAAGTGCTCTTAAATGGATCCAGGGACTTGATTCATTAGGGTTCCCAATGGTTAATTTCATATTAAGATAGAGTAAAGTTCCAAGGTCTCCATTTTGTATCCACTTTTTAGCTTGAAGAGCTGCTGGTACAAATCGGTGGTTTAAATTACAAGCTAATCGAACATTATTAACTTTCGCAAAATGGACAAGCTCTCGTGCCTCTTCAATAGAATTGGACAATGGTTTTTCAACAAGCACATCTTTCCCAGCCTCTATTGCTGTTATGGCAGGGGAAAAATGATGAGATCCGTTTTCTTTACCACCAGTTGCTATACTAACAACATCAATTTCCTCCTTTTCCAGAAGCTTATGTAAATCTGTATATGAATGTACATTAAATTCATGAGCCGCAGCTTTCGCTAATTCTTCATTTAAGTCACAAACAGCTACAAGCTTAGCATCTTGATTCTCCATATAATAGCGGCAATGAATCTTACCGATATTATTTACACCAACAACAGCTACCTTTATCAATATACCCCCGTCCTTTCCATTTAGAGATGCTTCAAAAAAAAAAATCATTGAAGCACCTCAGAAAAATAAACATATTAATGTTGTTCTTCTTTTTCCTTTTCTTGTAGCTTTTGTGCTGTATTAATTGATCCTATATACATTGAATCGTAAGCTTCTTTTGATGTTTTAAAAGGACCTCGATCTAAACCGTGCCAATTTAGATTTGTGTACATTGGATTTGTCCGCCCGTTCTCTTGTTCTCGCTTATTTATATAGTCATTCATTCTGCCTATTAAAAAATTGACTACTTCAGGCTCATCTTCAGCTACATTTTGTAATTCTTTTGGGTCTTTTATGAGATGGTACAATTCCACTTCCGGCTTAAAATGAAAATCTGGTTCAAGCGCAATAATCAACTTCCATTCCGGTGTTCTCCAGCCGTGTTTACGCATCCATGTACATTCTGTAAGATAGAATTCTGATTCCTGTTTAAACTCATCGTCTTCCCCTCTGACTAAAGACATTAGATTTCTTCCATCAAATGAGATATTTGTTTCTATACCTAACAAATCTACTATTGTTGGCATAATATCTTTTATTAAGGAAGAATCAGTAATTCTTTTCCCTTCTGGTAATTTCCCAGGATACTTAAGGATTAATGGTACAACAAGATTATGTTCATATAGGCTGTGATGATCATACCAGCAATCATGTTCATTTAGGGTTTCTCCGTGATCTGAAGTAATGATGATAAGTGTTTCTTCTTCTAATCCTAATGTTTCAACAGATGTTAAAATGGTTTGTATGCAAGCATCCATATAGGCTACAGCACCATCGTACTGTGCATCAATGTATTCTGAATCAGTACACCCCTCCGGAATCCAAGATGTAATAAAGTCAGAGAATGGTTTAAATTCCTTCATTTCTTTTAAGGAATCATTTGCGGGATCACATTCATCACCATCATAAAACATTCTTTCGTATGGATTTGGTGGTAAATATGGCGAATGTGGATCCATATGTCTTAAAAACAGGAAAAATGGTTTATCTTCATTTGCTAGTCTTTTCAATTCAGGAATGGCAACTTCATTTAAGTTTTGCGCTTTGGGACAACGTCCTGTTTCATCAGGTTGCCAAGCTTCATAGTCAATGTATTTTTGAAATCCTCTCGATGAAGGGTTTCCAGTAAAGCCAATACATGTTGTGTTATAGCCATTTTCACTAAGAACTTCTGGCAAAGTTTGAACATGTTCACCCAACGGTCCTTTATGTCTAAGTGCCACAACATCCGTACCGAAGCAATCCATACCAGTAAGCATTGATGCATATCCTGGTGTTGTAGGAATACTTGGGCTAAAGTGGTTTTCAAATAGCACTCCTGTTTGAGCTACCTTATCAATATGTGGTGTTGTTAATCGATGGTATCCATATGAACTCATTCGATCTCTTCTTAGACTATCAATCCCAAAAAGAATGACATTTGCTCCTCTTTTCATAGCACATTATCCTTTCTGAACAAAGTTTGTTTCTCTTGCACCTAAAGCTTTTAAGCATGCATTCAAATATCCATAGCTTTCTGCTGCTACAATTGAAACATCTTCTAAA carries:
- a CDS encoding cytochrome P450, which produces MLNQKQAEGTAIPFSFTSTEFLSKPYPFYDKLRSVHPICWGSLLKNPGWYVTGYDEVLMILKDSRFKNRIPLPQSTKKYEELKNIQNDMVLFKNQPDHMRLRRLISNGFTSNAVEYFRPYIREAVLDLLDCIKKRNRVDLVSEYAFPLASLIIANILGVPAEERKQFKELAASLIQTVDFTRSREGLRTGNDSMIKASAYFNKLIEMRVLNPKDDLITLLSKEVTDGGKLTREELLSTCILLVIAGHETTVNLISNSILTLLQHPEQLIKLKEEPELINVAVEEFLRYESPTQMTARIASDDIELEQTTIKKGEHVYLFLGAANRDPNKFNHPHLLDITRNPNPHLAFGYGPHFCLGASLARIEAQVAIQELLQQLPNFRLATDDWQWRKLIGFRSLKELYIVFD
- the bioD gene encoding dethiobiotin synthase; this encodes MKGFFVTGTDTGVGKTVIACGLAVAFIENGMDVGVFKPLLSGISRSHPQSDTSLLLQMSQSSLSHKEITPFEFAQPLAPSVAGRLEGNAVGLEEVVNHWEGIKGKHEYFIVEGAGGIAVPLGDRFLVSHLIKALQLPIVIVARPNLGTINHTFLTVQYAKSMGIEVAGIVINGLSDQPDLAEKTNPNVIADVCNVPILGITPKLKEITKEGILRMVLDNIDMSLLSNWLRLKQQR
- the bioF gene encoding 8-amino-7-oxononanoate synthase; its protein translation is MLNDDRWLNKRLDRMKEAGLTRHIRTINNQSVFSSNDYLGLAKDRRLISAAKRTLDDWGVGSSGSRLTTGNSEWHEKLEHRIAGFKQTEAALLFSSGYLANIGVLSSLPEKGDILLSDELNHASIIDGCRLSKADTVIYKHVDLDNLETKLKETASYKRRFIVTDGVFSMDGNIAPLDKIMVLAKSYHACVIVDDAHGTGVLGENGRGTSDYFGVMPDVVIGTLSKAIGSEGGFVAGSKTLIDFLVNHARTFIFQTAIPPANCAASYTALGIIEQSKEKRLQLRSHFFQIKKELKEMGFSVKGADTPIIPVIIGDTQKTAIFAEKLQEKGIFAPAIRPPTVAIGESRIRLTVTTEHCTNEINYLLETFNLVGKELNMIK
- the bioA gene encoding adenosylmethionine--8-amino-7-oxononanoate transaminase, with protein sequence MTQKLIEKSKKYLWLPFTQMKDYDEHPLIIESGNGIKVKDIYGKEYYDGFSSVWLNVHGHRKKELDEAIKKQLGKIAHSTLLGMTNVPATELAEKLIGLTSEKLTRVFYSDSGAEAMEIALKMAFQYWKNIGKPEKKKFISMQNGYHGDTIGAVSVGSISLFHDVYGALMFESFKAPIPYVYRSESGNPSQCRDECLHTLEQLLIEKHQEIAALSIESMVQGAAGMIIMPKGFLAGVRKLCTKYDVLMIVDEVATGFGRTGKMFACEHEQVHPDLMAAGKGITGGYLPIAVTFTTEKIYNAFYDDYKKLKTFFHGHSYTGNQLGCAVALENLRLFEAEKIVEQVFKKSKDLHILLKGLDSHPHVGEIRQLGFMCGIELVQSKVTKKPFPAEKRMGYHVSLKMRELGMLTRPLGDVIVFMPPLASSNSELKAMVTIMKHAINEVTTC
- the bioW gene encoding 6-carboxyhexanoate--CoA ligase, whose product is MQENNFYSVRMRASKGGSHGYGGKHISGGELLSTNSDLQQAVNVLLKKGLTHSRGKPDYMQIQFELLNEQIKRLKPLNVKTNIVETVENGRELACFLLEKAGVPKRIIDKALGQLTNCFGFRGAMLIDIYSGKRIDERNAKGVRVSRMDWLDNNFKKWATHYQFPQNSRLKEALVLASKVSEHHATVAELCWSDDPDYITGYVASKNIGYQRITKLKEYGDEQGCRIFFVNKLEDVNSYINYLEKQPVFIEWEEENDTEID